A genomic window from Gossypium hirsutum isolate 1008001.06 chromosome D10, Gossypium_hirsutum_v2.1, whole genome shotgun sequence includes:
- the LOC107914840 gene encoding gibberellin 3-beta-dioxygenase 1, whose product MPSRLSDAFRAHPQQQLKHPDFTSLHELPDSYAWNQRDDPSPETFATESVPLVDLNDSNALQVIGHACKTWGIFQVTNHGISTSLLDMVEHTCRSLFSLPVHQKLKAARSPDGVSGYGFARISSFFSKLMWSQGFTIVGPPDEHFCQLWPQDFSYHCDVIKEYKEEMKKLAGRLMWLMLGSLGIIAKEDIKWAGPKADFKGASAALQLNYYPACPDPDRAMGLAPHTDSTLLTILYQNSTSGLQVFKEGAGWVAVPPVPGGLVINVGDLMHILSNGSYQSVLHRAMVNRSHHRLSSAYLYGPPSTVEISPHPKLVGPTHPPLYRPVTWNEYLHTKAKHFNKALSSVRVCVPLNGLGDVNEQNNSVTVG is encoded by the exons ATGCCTTCGAGGCTCTCAGACGCCTTTAGAGCCCACCCCCAACAACAACTCAAACACCCCGACTTTACCTCACTCCACGAACTGCCCGACTCTTACGCATGGAATCAACGCGATGACCCTTCCCCAGAAACCTTCGCCACTGAATCAGTGCCACTTGTCGATCTTAACGACTCTAATGCTCTTCAGGTTATTGGCCATGCATGCAAAACTTGGGGAATTTTCCAAGTCACCAACCATGGAATCTCCACAAGTCTCCTTGATATGGTGGAGCACACTTGCCGCTCCCTTTTCTCTTTACCAGTTCACCAAAAACTTAAAGCTGCAAGGTCTCCTGATGGCGTCTCCGGCTATGGATTTGCCAGGATTTCCTCCTTTTTTTCTAAGCTTATGTGGTCTCAGGGGTTCACTATTGTTGGGCCACCAGACGAGCATTTTTGCCAACTTTGGCCCCAAGATTTCAGCTACCACTG TGATGTTATTAAAGAATACaaggaagaaatgaaaaagtTAGCCGGGAGATTGATGTGGCTCATGCTGGGTTCCCTAGGCATAATTGCCAAAGAGGATATCAAATGGGCCGGCCCAAAAGCTGACTTCAAAGGGGCCTCAGCAGCTTTACAGTTGAATTACTACCCGGCTTGTCCGGACCCGGACCGAGCCATGGGTCTCGCCCCGCACACCGACTCCACTCTCCTCACCATCCTCTACCAAAACAGCACTAGTGGGTTGCAGGTCTTTAAAGAGGGAGCCGGATGGGTCGCGGTACCTCCGGTACCGGGGGGACTTGTGATAAACGTTGGTGACCTTATGCATATACTGTCCAACGGGTCATACCAGAGTGTTCTTCACCGGGCCATGGTGAACCGTAGCCATCACCGGCTATCCTCGGCTTATTTATATGGGCCACCGTCTACTGTGGAAATATCACCCCATCCAAAATTAGTAGGGCCAACTCACCCACCCCTCTATCGACCGGTTACTTGGAACGAGTACCTTCACACCAAAGCTAAACATTTCAACAAGGCACTCTCATCGGTTCGGGTTTGTGTTCCTCTAAATGGATTGGGTGATGTAAATGAACAAAATAATAGCGTTACAGTTGGCTAA
- the LOC107914778 gene encoding probable 2-oxoglutarate-dependent dioxygenase AOP1 — MDSQSPLKLPVIDFTKPELKPGTHEWDLAKGQVQQSLQHYGCFEALFDKIPLEIREAVFGAMEELFDLPLQIKSRNVSEIPYHGYIGQHPKIPLFESIGFDDADVIEKVEAQTRTFWPRGNPSFSKTIQSFTKQLTELDQMIRRMILESFQVEKYVDEHMDSTGYLLKVMKYEGPQTSGTQVGLTAHTDQDVVTILYQNEVNGLEVQSSSGEWIGVKPSKDSFIVIIGESLHAWLNGRLKATYHRVTMSGDKPRYSLGLFSVPKAGYMIKAPEELVDEAHPLLYNPFDYAQFLGFYFSNEGRYQSGLKAYCGVQH; from the exons atggactCCCAATCTCCTTTGAAGCTTCCTGTCATTGATTTCACTAAGCCGGAGCTAAAACCGGGCACCCATGAGTGGGATTTGGCGAAAGGCCAAGTCCAACAATCCCTTCAACACTACGGTTGCTTTGAGGCTTTGTTCGACAAGATCCCTCTCGAGATTAGGGAAGCAGTATTTGGAGCCATGGAAGAGTTATTTGATCTTCCCTTACAAATCAAAAGTCGCAATGTTTCCGAAATACCTTATCATGGGTATATTGGCCAACACCCTAAAATACCATTGTTTGAGAGCATCGGCTTTGATGATGCAGATGTTATCGAAAAAGTTGAAGCCCAGACTCGTACATTTTGGCCTCGAGGAAACCCAAGTTTCAG CAAAACTATACAATCCTTCACAAAGCAATTAACGGAGTTAGATCAAATGATAAGAAGAATGATCTTAGAGAGTTTCCAAGTAGAGAAATATGTGGATGAGCACATGGACTCCACAGGCTACCTTCTCAAGGTAATGAAATATGAAGGGCCACAAACCAGTGGAACGCAGGTTGGATTAACTGCTCACACAGATCAGGACGTAGTGACCATTTTGTACCAAAATGAGGTTAACGGATTGGAGGTGCAGAGCAGCAGCGGAGAATGGATCGGTGTCAAACCCTCCAAAGACTCTTTCATTGTCATCATTGGGGAATCTCTCCAT GCATGGTTAAATGGACGATTGAAGGCTACTTATCATCGAGTGACGATGAGTGGAGACAAGCCAAGGTATTCGCTTGGATTGTTTTCAGTCCCAAAAGCAGGTTACATGATAAAGGCACCAGAAGAGCTAGTGGATGAAGCACACCCCTTGCTCTACAACCCCTTTGATTACGCTCAATTCTTGGGCTTCTACTTTTCCAACGAGGGTCGATATCAATCTGGTCTTAAAGCTTATTGTGGTGTCCAACACTAG